A region of the Kribbella sp. NBC_01245 genome:
CGCTGGACGAGCGGTTCGGCGGGCGGCTGACGTTGAAGGCGGAGCTCTTCCAGAAGACCGGGAGTTACAAGGTCCGGGGCATCCTCAACAAGGTCCTCACGCTCGACGCGGACGAGCGGGGGCGAGGCGTGATCACGCTGTCCGCGGGTAACGCCGCCGGCTCGCTGGCGTGGGCCGCGCGCGCCGCCGGAGTGGCCGCCACGGTGGTGATGCCCGCGGGCGCCGTACCGGCGAAGGTCGACGCGGCCCGGTCGTACGGCGCTGAGGTGGTGCTGGTGGAGGGCGATCTGCTCGCGGCGTACGAGCGACTCCGGGACGAGCGCGGCCTCACCGCCGTACATCCCTTCGACGACCCAACGGTCATCGCCGGCGCCGGCACCATCGGTCTGGAGCTGCTGGCGGATCGCCCTTCCCTGGACACCGTATTGGTGCCGATCGGGGGCGGCGGCCTGGTCTCGGGTCTCGCGCTCGTGATCAAGGAGTTGTTGCCCTCGGCAAGGGTTATCGGAATCGAGCCGGTGAACGCCGATGTGGTCTCGCGCAGTCTGGCCAGCGGCGTACCGGAGAAGTTGCCGACGGCCCGTAGTGTCGCCGACGGACTCGCCGCGCCGATGTGCGGGGTGCACACGCTCGCGCACATCAAGCGGTACGTCGACGAGGTGGTCCGGGTCGACGACGACAGCATCGTCGAGGCGACCCGGCTGGTGATGTCGCGGACCAAACTCGCCCTCGAACCGGCCGCCGCCGCGACGTTCGCCGCCTTGCTCGAAGGCTCCGTCACGCTGAGTCCGGACGGCCTCACCGCCTGCGTGATCAGCGGCGGAAATCTCGACGTCACGACCGTGCTCGCCCGCTGAGTCCTTCGCGACGAGAAGGGTTTCAGCCCGATCAGACAAGAAGGAGGTGTGAGGACACGGTGATCAGCGGGATCGCCGCGGGTGAGGAGCGGTATGCGCAAGGCGAGGATCATCGGTCTGGGTATCGCGGCAGCGGTCGTGGCTGGAGCGATCTACCAACTACCGGCCCGCCTGTCCCAGCAGGACCAACCACGCCTGACCGCTGCCTCCACCCCCACAACCGCGCCAGTTGCCAAGGGCAAGAATCCGCCCGCCGGCCGAGGCGGGACCGACATCCGCATCACGACCACGCCGAGGAACAAGCGACCGCTCGACAGCCGCATCACCTTCCCGGTCCGCGGCAGCGCCGAGTACGACGTACTCCCTGGTGACCCGACAACGATCGGGACGGCCGGGCCCTTGCTCCGCTTCCGGGTTGTGGTCGAACGTGGAATCAAGGGGGTCGACAAGGCCGAGTTGGGCCGGTTCATCCGCGCAACGTACGCCGATCCGCGCGGGTGGACCGGCGGGGGCAAGCGCCGACTCCAGCACGTCGGCGAGGGCGAGAGCTTCGACTACGTGTTGATGCTGGTGACGCCGGCGACGCGCGACGCCATCTGCGGACACGGGTACGACCGGTACACGAGCTGCCGGATCGGGGATCGCGTCGTACTCAACGTGGCCCGCTGGGCGAACGGCGTACCGGACTATGGCGCCTCGCTGACGGCGTACCGGCAGTACATGATCAACCACGAGTCCGGCCATCGCTTCGGCAACGGTCACGAGCTCTGCCCGGCGCCGGGCGCTCCGGCCCCGGTGATGGAGCAGCAGACGCTCGGCCTCCACGGCTGCACCGCCAACGCCTGGCCGTACCTGAACGGCGAGCGCTACCGCGGCCGCCCCGGCCAATACGACGACCCGACGCCCACCACCTGAAAGCTAGAGCTGGCGGTCGCTTCGGGCCGTGACGGCGGCGGTCTCGAGGCCGTCGGCCACTGTGTGCAGGAGGCGGACCAATGTGGCCGCGTCCTCCGGGCCGAGGATGCCGGTCACCACGTCGAGGACCCGGACGGTCAGACCGTCGAGCTGGGCCAGCCGGGCGAGGCCCGCATCGCTGACCGTGACGCGGAGATCGGGCTGCAGCCGGACCAGCCCCATGGCGGCGAGATCGGTCAGCGCCAGCTCGGCCTCGGCGGACGACGTGCCGAGCTGCTGGGCGACGGATTCGGCCGAGTCGCGGCCGGCGGCGACCGCGCTGAGGATGAGGGCCGCGGGCATCTTCATGCCGACGGCGTCCTGGAGATCGAGGATGAGCGGATGGGCGTGGCCCCGGACCCGCTCAACGGCGTCGAGCAGCCGCAGGGCGGAGCCGACATCTCCCATCAGGTGCTCGGTCTGGACGGAGGCGATGCCCACCGGTGCCGGCACGAGCTGTACCGACGGCACTGTCGGAAGGGCCAGGCTGGTTTCTTCGACGGTCACGCGTCAAGCCTACGGATCGACCCAACTGACCATTTTCGGAACCCGCCCGTCTCGCCTGTTGGACGGTCTGGTAGGCCGCCTGGATCGCGTATCCGCTCAGTCGTGGTATGGGCACGCTGCGGAACCGCCGCGTGAATCGAACCGATTCGACAAAGAAGTGAACATACTTTCGAAAGCGCCCGGCGGTCGGCCGAACGGGAAATCTTGATTTCTTGATGAAACCTCGGGATCGAAGCGTGACCTGGGCCGAGATCGGACCGTTGGATCTGCGTGGTCACGAAATACCTTGGTCCACCCAGGGCATTCCAAGATCACCGCGCTCGCCCCGCGAATTCCCGACCCGACGAACTGCCCCAGGAGGACAAGTGACAACCGCCACCGCCATCCAGACGACCGAACGCCGTCGCGTGCGAGTCTGGTTCGGTGAGCATGTGATCGCCGACTACAGCGCGGAGCCCGCGCTTGCCGAGCGATACGCCCACGCCATGAGCCGTCGTTTTGCTGGACTCCGGGTCACCAACGACCCCCTGCCCGCCGTCGACCGTCTCCCCGATCCCCTGCCCGGCGAGCGCATGTGGGATGTCGCACCCCGCTGACTGAACTGGTGGCGGCAAGCGCGTCCCTTGGCCGTTCTGGCCCGCGCTTGCCGCCGCTTCTTCCTGGTAATTCCCCGGTATTACCGCGCGCTCTTTCCGAATTGCCCTGAAAAGGAATTCCGGCGCATTGTTTCGCCGCTGGCCCGTGCTGTCGTTAGGGTCATCGGGTGGGTGTGGAGCAGGAGCGGTTGGGGTCGATCCAGGCCAGCGTCGACGGGTTCAGCCAGTCGGTGCTGTCGAATCTCGGGTTGACCGCGGACGCTCGCTGCCTGGAGATCGACCCGGCGCCGGGTCGATCGCTTCCTGGCTCGCCGGTCGCCATGCCGAGGTGGTTGCCGTCGACAAGGACCTCTCGACGTACGGCGCTGATCGGCCGGAGAACCTGCGCCTGATCGAGGACGACATCCTGGCATCACCTGACTGGGGTGGGTCGTTCGACCTGATCCACGCCCGGTTCGTGCTCTGCCATCTGCCGGCCCGTAACGCTCTGCTCGCACGAGCGGTCGACTGGCTCGCGCCCGGTGGTTGGCTGGTCGTCACCGATCCGTACCAGTTGCCCGCGGCAACCTCGCCGTACCCGGTGCTGCAACGCCTGCTCGCGGCGTACGAGCAGCGCTATCGGAACCACGGCACCGACCTCACCTGATCGAGACGGGCCTGATCACCGCGGCGGACGTCGAGCAGTGGCGGGCCGAGCTGGCGGATCCGGCATTCGTGGATATCCCGCAGTTCACCTTGGCGGCCTGGGGACGTCGTGCGACATTGTCGCAGAACAAGGGAAATTCCGCGTTCTGACCGCCAACACGCTTCATCGGAACACCCCCGGTTGATCACCTGCCGGTCACCTCGGAAAGCGATGATCCCGCCGGACCCGCCATCCGAGAGGAAAACCCGATGGGGCACACGCACGACGACAGCCATGGTCACGGACATGGGCACGGCCACGGCCATGGGCACGGGCACGGGGATGACCATCACCACCCGAACACGGAGCTGGACGAGCCGACCCTGGCGGCGCTCGACAGCTCGATCAAGGACACCGAGTTGTCGCCGACGGAGTTGTCCCGGCGTGGGTTGCTGCGCTCGGCCGGCATCCTCGGCGGTACGGCGGCCCTCGGCCTGACCGGTGCCCAGGCTGCCGCCGCGGGGCCTGCGTCGCACGACGCTGGTGACGCGTTCCACCGTCCCGGCCGGCCGAACGTCTGGCTCGCGGGTGATCACCACATCCACACCATGTTCAGCTCCGACGGCATGTACCGGGTCATCGACCAGGCTCGCCACGCGGCGGCGTACGGGCTGGACTGGCTGGTCATCACCGATCACGGCGGTGCCACGCACGCCCGGATCGGCGTCGACCTGGTCAACCCGGAGATCAAGGCGGCTCGTGCCGAGCTGAAGAACACGCTGATCTTCCAGGGCCTCGAGTGGAACATCCCGGCCGCGGAACACGGCACAGTGTTCGTCGCACCGGGCTCGCGTGAGGTCGAGATCCTCAAGCAGTTCGAGAACAACTACGACGGCAGCGTGAAGAACGCCGGCGCGAATACGCCCGCCAACGAGGCGCTCGCGGTCCAGGGCATCCAGTGGCTCGGTCAGCAGGTCGACCGCCAGCGGGTCAAGGACGCGCTGTTCCTGGCGAACCACCCGGCGCGCAACGGGATCGACAGCCCGCACGAGATCCGCGGCTGGCGCGACGCCGACCCGCGAATCGCCGTCGGGTTCGAAGGCGCGCCCGGTCACCAGGCCGGCGGTCTGCCCAAGGGCATCGGGCCGGGTGGGGCGCGCGGTCTTTACGGCAACGCGCAGGGCCCGAACTCGTTCCCGGGTTACCCGCCGGAGAGCTACCGCACCTGGGGTGGTTTCGACTGGATGACCGCGACCGTCGGTGGTCTGTGGGACAGCCTGCTCGCCGAGGGCAAGCCCTGGTGGATCAGCGCGAACTCCGACTCGCACGTCAACTGGACCGACACCTCACGTCGTCCGGACGGCTCCGACCAGGCGCAGTTCAACCGCGACGGCCGGTACGGCGATCCCGTCTACGGCAACCACGTCAACACCAGCGCGGCCGACTACTGGCCCGGGTTCTACAGCCGCACGCACGTCGGCGCCGAGAAGCGCGACTACCTCTCGCTCATGCAGGGGCTGCGGGCCGGGCGGATGTGGGTCGACCATGGCGCGCTCGTCCGTGGGGTCGAGCTGGAAGTGCGCGAGGTCGGCAAGCGGCACGGCGAGCCGCTCGGTGGCACGCTGCTGCCGAAGCGCGGGCGGCCGATCGAGCTGGTCCTCCGGATCACCCCGCAGAACGTGCCGAACTGGTCGCAGTTCATCCCGAAGCTGAACCGGGTCGACCTGATCCGCGGCGCGGTCAACCTGGCCGGCGTCAGCGACCGGGACAGCTTCATCGCGCCGGACACCAAGGTCATCCGCCAGTGGGACACCTCGGGCAAGACCGAGACGTTCGAGATCGTCTACCCGCTCGGCCGGGCCGACGAACCGTTCTACGTCCGGGTCCGCGGCACCGACGGGAACCGCAGCCAGCCGGGCTCACTCGGCTCGGCGATCGACCCGGCCGGTCCGCAGCTCGACGTCGTCGGTTCGGCCGATCCGTGGGTCGATCTGTGGTTCTACACCAACCCCATCTGGGTTCTGCCCCGCCGGTGATCATCGCCGTCGACGCCGGTTCGCCCGGAACGGTCGAGGCCGAGCATCTCTGCCACGAGTTGCTCGGCCTCCTCCCCGACGCCGAAATCGCCTGCACCCACTGGGTCCCGGCCACCCCCACCGACCACCTCTCGGACGACGTACTGCCGGCCCACGTCGCCGTCTCGATAACGTTGCCCGAGGCCACCAAAGCGACGGTACGACGACTGCGTCACCGCGCGGACGAGGAAGACCTCGGCCTGGTCATCTCGTGGCCGGGGACAACCGCAGCCGGGGCGACGACCACGCTCGGCCCGGCGCAATTGGTCGCGGGCGCGCGCCTCGCCTCGGCCGAAGGGTCGCCGCGTACGGCGGGCAGGCTCTTCCGTTTCCCCGGCCAATCGGCGGCCCGCGGCCGTCTCACCGCCCGCGACCTCCGCGATCGTGCCGGTATCGACGTCATCGAAGGCATCGGCGGTACGCCAGTCCACGACGACTCCGTGATCGACACGATGAACTTCATCCGCCCGATCTGGCGCTCGGCCCAGTCCGTCCTCCTGGTCCAACCCGCCGCCAACGACGTCCTAGTCCCCTTCGAACTAGAACACCAACAAAAGTGCTGCAGCAACCACTAGCTGCCCCCACCCAGTCGTCAGGCCCCTGACACGGTGTGCCGCTACTCATCTGGCCCCTAGCGGCACGGCACGGCGGCCGCCCGCCGCCGTTCTGTCGTGAGTGGTCATCCCTGAAGGGGTGGGGTTGTGCAAGGGGCTGGTGGGTGCGTGTTTTGTGGGGTTCCGGTCGGGTTTTGGGCAGCGTGGTGTGCGGCCGGGGTCAGGGCCGGCCGGAGGCCGCCCGGAGGGCTTGGTCTTGACGCTGGTCGTAGACCATCGCCAGCCTTGCTGTGACCGGAATGCCGGTATAGGGGTTGTGGGTCGGTTCTCCATCCCTTGTCTTGTGCAAGGGTCCGGCAGGTCGGGTTGCTCGACTGCCCTGTCATCCCTTCGCCCCGCAGGTCTTGGGGGCATGGAGTGGTTCGGCCCGCAGCGCGCGAGGTCAATCACGTACAACGACCGTGCCCTGGATCACCGGTTCGGGATCGGGAGGTCTGACCACTCAACGACCCTGCGTGCGCTGCGGTCGAGCTACTCATACCGGGTCCTGGCAGCGGGCCAGCGCACGGATCTCGTGGTCGCGCAGCCCGTAATAGACCAGGGTGAGTAGTTTGCGGGCCGCGGCGACCTTGGCGATGTTGGTACCGCGGCGTTGCTCGATGCGGTGCCGGTCGGCAGCGATCTTGGCCACGGTGGCGTGCTGCACGGCCTCCACCGCTGCCCACCGCACCAGCCGGGAGCCCTGCTTGCTGATGTGACCGCGGTGAACGGTCGTGTCGGACTCACGATGCCGCGGGGTCAACCCTGCCCAGCTGGCCAGCGCGGCGGCGTTGGCGAACCGGTGCACATCACCGATCTCGACCACGAACACGGCCGCGAACGTCGGCCCGACACCAGGCAACTGCTGAATCACCCGATACCCCTCATCACCGGCCAGCCGGGCCGCAATCAACGCCGCGAACCGGGCCTCTTCCCGATCAAGATGATCGATCAGATCCAGCAGCGACCCGACCCGGACCGCATACGCCGCCGGCAACCGGCACCCCGCCAGCCATTCGCGCCCGGCGACACCGAACAGGTCACTCACCCTCGCCCCGAGACCATTCTTGGCCAGCACCGCATGAACCTGCGCCTTCAACCCCGACCGGACCTTCACCAGCTTGGCCCGATACCGCACCAGCTCCCGCACCTCCCGCACCGGCGGCGGCGCGATCCACGCCTGCGGCAACCGCCCCATCCGCAACAAATCCGCCAGATCGAACGCGTCCCGGACATCGTTTTTCACCCGCCGGTACCTGAACCCTTTCACCCCCAGCGGATGCGCCAAATACACCTCCGCACCCGCCGCCCGCAGCTCGTCCACCGCCCAGTACCAGCCATACGTGGCCTCGACCACGACCCGCGGCACCGGACCCGCCAACCCGATCTGCTCGCGCAACACCTCACGGTCATTCACAATCCGGACCCACCCCAACGACTCACCAGACTCAGACTGACGAGCAATCACCGAACGCCGCCGATGCAGATCAATACCCACAACCTGCCGACCGTCGTACTCTGCACACATAAGGGGCCTCCTTCCCCACTCGTGCAAAACCTGCACACCGAGCATCACTCGGAAACCACGACGGGCGGGAGGCCCCGCCCCTTCATCGCATCACGTCATGACGCGTCCTCTCGTGGGCTTGTAGGGACCACTCGCGGGGCGCTGAGAACGCAGGCGAGACACGGCCACAGTGGTCCTGACTCCGTGTGGGCAACCCGCACGGCGTCGCGCCCGAGAGGTGTCCGGGCCGGACCGCCAGGTCCACACGGTGGCGCGAAACACGCCGAATGGGGACGAAACCGGTCATCGTGTGGACCTGCGCGTCCGCAATACGCGCGATCCACGGAAGGCGCGACCACTCGCGCCCAAAAATCCCCGTGAGTGGACGCGGCAGGACCTGATCACTCATGGCAGAAGGGGACGTGGAGGTCGACCGTTCGAGCCGTACGTCGCGCATTTCGCGTCCGACCGGGGCACAGGTTATCCACAGGCAACTCGCCGTAACTGTGCGTAGTTCGGTGGTTGCGGGGGATGATCGTTGTATGACGGCACATTTCATCATTCCGCCGTACCTGCTGAAGCATCTCGAGCAGACGGTCGACGATCCGGGGTTGCGCGCCGTGTTCGGGCAGTCCCTGCAGCAGGACCGGGCGTTCCGGGCGCGCTTGGCCGTGCCTTCGCCCGCGTTGAGGGCCGAGGCGCAGGCGGCGGCTGGGCTGAACCGGGTGGTTCATGACGCGGAGCGCGAGCGTACGTTGCCTGGGCGCAAGGTCAGGGCCGAAGGCGATCCGCCCTCGGAGGATGCGGCGGTCAATGAGGCGTACGACGGCACGGGCGCGACTTGGAAGATGTTCAGCGAGTGCTTCGGCCGCGACTCGATCGACGGCGCTGGGATGCCGTTGCACTCGACCGTGCACTACGACCGCGACTACGCGAACGCCTTCTGGGATGGCGCGCAGATGGTCTTCGGTGACGGCGACGGCGTGATCTTCCAGGGGTTCACCCGGTCCATCGACGTCACCGGGCACGAGTTGGCCCACGGCGTCACCCAGCACACCGCGGATCTCGTCTACGAAGGCCAGTCCGGCGCGCTGAACGAGAGCATGTCCGACGTGTTCGG
Encoded here:
- a CDS encoding threonine ammonia-lyase, producing the protein MDELVGLEQVYAAAERVAGRLHRTPMVESETLDERFGGRLTLKAELFQKTGSYKVRGILNKVLTLDADERGRGVITLSAGNAAGSLAWAARAAGVAATVVMPAGAVPAKVDAARSYGAEVVLVEGDLLAAYERLRDERGLTAVHPFDDPTVIAGAGTIGLELLADRPSLDTVLVPIGGGGLVSGLALVIKELLPSARVIGIEPVNADVVSRSLASGVPEKLPTARSVADGLAAPMCGVHTLAHIKRYVDEVVRVDDDSIVEATRLVMSRTKLALEPAAAATFAALLEGSVTLSPDGLTACVISGGNLDVTTVLAR
- a CDS encoding DUF3152 domain-containing protein is translated as MRKARIIGLGIAAAVVAGAIYQLPARLSQQDQPRLTAASTPTTAPVAKGKNPPAGRGGTDIRITTTPRNKRPLDSRITFPVRGSAEYDVLPGDPTTIGTAGPLLRFRVVVERGIKGVDKAELGRFIRATYADPRGWTGGGKRRLQHVGEGESFDYVLMLVTPATRDAICGHGYDRYTSCRIGDRVVLNVARWANGVPDYGASLTAYRQYMINHESGHRFGNGHELCPAPGAPAPVMEQQTLGLHGCTANAWPYLNGERYRGRPGQYDDPTPTT
- a CDS encoding MarR family transcriptional regulator, whose product is MTVEETSLALPTVPSVQLVPAPVGIASVQTEHLMGDVGSALRLLDAVERVRGHAHPLILDLQDAVGMKMPAALILSAVAAGRDSAESVAQQLGTSSAEAELALTDLAAMGLVRLQPDLRVTVSDAGLARLAQLDGLTVRVLDVVTGILGPEDAATLVRLLHTVADGLETAAVTARSDRQL
- a CDS encoding class I SAM-dependent methyltransferase; amino-acid sequence: MVAVDKDLSTYGADRPENLRLIEDDILASPDWGGSFDLIHARFVLCHLPARNALLARAVDWLAPGGWLVVTDPYQLPAATSPYPVLQRLLAAYEQRYRNHGTDLT
- a CDS encoding PHP domain-containing protein, whose translation is MGHTHDDSHGHGHGHGHGHGHGHGDDHHHPNTELDEPTLAALDSSIKDTELSPTELSRRGLLRSAGILGGTAALGLTGAQAAAAGPASHDAGDAFHRPGRPNVWLAGDHHIHTMFSSDGMYRVIDQARHAAAYGLDWLVITDHGGATHARIGVDLVNPEIKAARAELKNTLIFQGLEWNIPAAEHGTVFVAPGSREVEILKQFENNYDGSVKNAGANTPANEALAVQGIQWLGQQVDRQRVKDALFLANHPARNGIDSPHEIRGWRDADPRIAVGFEGAPGHQAGGLPKGIGPGGARGLYGNAQGPNSFPGYPPESYRTWGGFDWMTATVGGLWDSLLAEGKPWWISANSDSHVNWTDTSRRPDGSDQAQFNRDGRYGDPVYGNHVNTSAADYWPGFYSRTHVGAEKRDYLSLMQGLRAGRMWVDHGALVRGVELEVREVGKRHGEPLGGTLLPKRGRPIELVLRITPQNVPNWSQFIPKLNRVDLIRGAVNLAGVSDRDSFIAPDTKVIRQWDTSGKTETFEIVYPLGRADEPFYVRVRGTDGNRSQPGSLGSAIDPAGPQLDVVGSADPWVDLWFYTNPIWVLPRR
- a CDS encoding IS110 family transposase, which translates into the protein MLGVQVLHEWGRRPLMCAEYDGRQVVGIDLHRRRSVIARQSESGESLGWVRIVNDREVLREQIGLAGPVPRVVVEATYGWYWAVDELRAAGAEVYLAHPLGVKGFRYRRVKNDVRDAFDLADLLRMGRLPQAWIAPPPVREVRELVRYRAKLVKVRSGLKAQVHAVLAKNGLGARVSDLFGVAGREWLAGCRLPAAYAVRVGSLLDLIDHLDREEARFAALIAARLAGDEGYRVIQQLPGVGPTFAAVFVVEIGDVHRFANAAALASWAGLTPRHRESDTTVHRGHISKQGSRLVRWAAVEAVQHATVAKIAADRHRIEQRRGTNIAKVAAARKLLTLVYYGLRDHEIRALARCQDPV